The Kaustia mangrovi genome has a segment encoding these proteins:
- a CDS encoding ABC transporter ATP-binding protein — MTAAAGDTALLDVRDLAIHFDTEAGTFRAVDGVSFTVKRGATLGIVGESGCGKSVTSLGIMRLVPQPPGRYAGGEILFEGRNLLDLPDREMRQLRGGRIGMIFQEPMTSLNPVYTIGDQIVESLRAHGLSDRAKARARAIEMLDLVRLPSPEARVDDYPHELSGGQRQRVMIALALANDPELLIADEPTTALDVTIQAQILELMRDLRARTGAAIVLITHDLGVVAETCDDVVVMYVGRVVERAPVRTLFAEPQHPYTIGLMAAVPRLDTMTDRLETIPGSIPSPYAEIRGCRFASRCPLADSRCRSELPPLRELGPGHEVACWHAPIEEVSR; from the coding sequence ATGACGGCAGCTGCGGGCGACACGGCGCTTCTGGACGTTCGCGACCTCGCGATCCACTTCGACACCGAGGCGGGGACCTTCCGCGCCGTCGACGGGGTGAGCTTCACGGTCAAGCGCGGCGCGACGCTCGGCATTGTGGGCGAATCGGGCTGCGGCAAGTCGGTCACCTCGCTCGGCATCATGCGCCTCGTGCCCCAGCCGCCGGGGCGCTATGCGGGCGGCGAGATCCTGTTCGAGGGGCGCAACCTGCTCGACCTCCCGGACCGCGAGATGCGCCAGCTCCGCGGCGGGCGCATCGGCATGATCTTCCAGGAGCCGATGACCTCGCTCAATCCGGTCTACACCATCGGCGACCAGATCGTTGAGAGCCTCCGGGCCCATGGGCTGTCCGACCGGGCCAAGGCGCGCGCGCGGGCCATCGAGATGCTCGACCTTGTGCGCCTGCCCTCGCCGGAGGCCCGGGTCGACGACTATCCCCACGAGCTGTCCGGCGGCCAGCGCCAGCGCGTCATGATCGCGCTGGCGCTCGCCAACGATCCCGAGCTGCTGATCGCCGACGAGCCGACCACCGCCCTGGACGTGACGATCCAGGCGCAGATTCTGGAGCTCATGCGCGACCTGCGCGCGCGCACCGGCGCGGCCATCGTCCTCATCACCCACGATCTCGGCGTCGTGGCGGAGACCTGCGACGACGTGGTGGTGATGTATGTCGGCCGCGTGGTGGAGCGCGCGCCCGTCAGGACGCTGTTCGCCGAGCCGCAGCACCCCTATACGATCGGCCTCATGGCCGCCGTGCCGCGGCTCGACACCATGACCGACCGGCTGGAGACGATCCCCGGCTCCATCCCCTCGCCCTATGCCGAAATCAGGGGATGCCGCTTCGCCTCGCGCTGCCCGCTGGCCGACAGCCGCTGCCGCAGCGAGCTGCCGCCGCTGCGCGAGCTCGGCCCCGGCCACGAGGTGGCCTGCTGGCACGCCCCCATCGAGGAGGTCTCGCGATGA
- a CDS encoding amidohydrolase family protein, with protein MTETTVIRNADWIVAWDGDSGSHVYLRDGDVAFAGDRLVHVGGRFEGEADREIDGRGRLVSPGLVNIHSHPSSEPMNKGMLDELGSRRLYMSSLYEFMPLFRPDADGVADCVRVGLSEVLLSGVTTLVDLTVPFEGWVDLLAESGLRAVAAPMYRSARWYTKNGHVVEYEWDEAAGRAAMDAALKIVDEAEKHPSGRLSGMVAPAQIDTCSPELIRDSFAAARERGIKLQIHAAQSVVEFHEITRRHGLTPIEWLDDLGVLEPGAIIGHGIFLNDHPSACWPISRDFDLLRDSGAAVAHCPTIFQRRGITMRTVGRYIRNGIPIGIGTDTYPHNMLEELRHALINSRVMTGNVYDIRTADIFTAATVGGAVILGRSDIGRLAPGAKADLFLADLRHPAMRPLRDPIQSLVYVAAERAVRDVFVDGRQVVADGAVAAFDLEAALDGLEAAQRRAEEAFVTLDFAGRRHDEAVPYVYPLGDRA; from the coding sequence ATGACCGAGACCACCGTGATCCGCAACGCCGACTGGATCGTCGCCTGGGACGGCGATTCGGGTTCCCATGTCTATCTGAGGGATGGCGACGTCGCCTTTGCCGGCGACCGGCTCGTCCATGTGGGCGGACGCTTCGAGGGCGAGGCCGACCGCGAGATCGACGGGCGCGGCCGGCTGGTCAGCCCCGGCCTCGTCAACATCCACTCCCACCCCTCCAGCGAGCCGATGAACAAGGGCATGCTGGACGAGCTCGGCAGCCGCCGTCTCTACATGTCCTCGCTCTACGAGTTCATGCCGCTGTTCCGGCCCGATGCGGACGGGGTGGCCGACTGTGTGCGGGTGGGCCTGAGCGAGGTGCTCCTGTCCGGCGTCACGACGCTTGTGGATCTCACCGTGCCGTTCGAGGGCTGGGTGGACCTCCTGGCCGAATCCGGCCTGCGCGCGGTCGCCGCGCCCATGTACCGCTCCGCGCGCTGGTACACGAAGAACGGCCATGTGGTGGAGTATGAGTGGGACGAGGCGGCGGGCCGGGCGGCGATGGACGCCGCGCTGAAGATCGTCGACGAGGCGGAGAAGCACCCGTCCGGCCGGCTGTCCGGCATGGTCGCGCCGGCGCAGATCGACACCTGCTCGCCGGAGCTCATCCGCGACAGTTTCGCCGCGGCGCGCGAGCGCGGCATTAAGCTCCAGATCCATGCCGCCCAGAGCGTGGTGGAGTTCCACGAGATCACCCGGCGCCACGGGCTCACGCCCATCGAATGGCTCGACGATCTGGGCGTTCTGGAACCCGGTGCCATCATCGGCCACGGCATCTTCCTCAACGACCATCCCTCCGCGTGCTGGCCGATCTCGCGCGATTTCGACCTCCTGCGCGACAGCGGCGCGGCCGTAGCCCATTGTCCGACCATCTTCCAGCGCCGCGGCATCACCATGCGCACGGTCGGGCGCTATATCCGCAACGGCATCCCCATCGGCATCGGCACCGACACCTATCCCCACAACATGCTGGAGGAGCTGCGCCACGCGCTGATCAACAGCCGCGTCATGACCGGCAATGTCTACGACATCCGGACCGCCGACATCTTCACCGCCGCGACCGTGGGCGGGGCGGTGATCCTGGGGCGGAGCGATATCGGCCGCCTGGCGCCGGGCGCGAAGGCCGACCTGTTCCTCGCCGATCTCCGCCATCCCGCCATGCGCCCCTTGCGCGACCCGATCCAGTCGCTGGTCTATGTGGCCGCCGAGCGTGCGGTGCGCGACGTGTTCGTCGACGGCCGCCAGGTGGTCGCCGACGGCGCGGTCGCCGCCTTCGACCTGGAGGCCGCGCTCGACGGCCTGGAGGCCGCGCAGCGCCGGGCGGAGGAGGCGTTCGTCACGCTCGACTTCGCCGGCCGCCGCCATGACGAGGCCGTCCCTTACGTCTATCCGCTCGGGGACCGGGCATGA
- a CDS encoding ABC transporter substrate-binding protein — protein MFNRPDFRSLAGRIGLAVALAAGLPALAAAQSVTIVREVDSNNYDPHKSTARAASEVLFMMGDTLVALDPDMKTIAPGLAESWEVSEDGKTYTFHLRDDVKFCDGKPMTAEDVVYSFTRWQDPETKSPVAWRAGPLEEVVAVDDHTVEYRMSAPYSELLYQLSQSFATIIDKDNVEALGEDFGVTGFNGTGPFCWGEWTPRNKMVLTRHDDYVWGPSFYETTGPASVEEIVWQIVPEENTRTVAVLTGQSQITQYVPYIALEQLRAAPNAEVVQSDAAFWTYFFGFKIDKPTVNDAAVRQAINLAVNQEAMAEDLFFGEVQPAYSYVSQDALDWNHAIDGELLKYDPEKAAQILDEAGWTVGADGIREKDGVKLQPLAYVFAGSTWQKISEYVQAELRKVGIDLQLQPFDATIAWGKLATQEFDVFGMSFPYISSGDALNLYFRSENMPTPNRMNWDDQETDDLLEAGLTATDEAVRAESYGEVLKKVHEAAVWLPLYHEPMTIAQSSELKTVTPHNLYGCGLYKGLGIAYKE, from the coding sequence ATGTTCAACCGACCAGATTTCCGATCCCTCGCCGGGCGGATCGGCCTTGCGGTTGCCCTGGCCGCAGGCCTTCCCGCCCTCGCCGCCGCGCAATCGGTCACCATTGTGCGCGAGGTCGACAGCAACAATTACGATCCGCACAAGTCGACGGCCCGCGCGGCCTCGGAGGTGCTCTTCATGATGGGCGACACGCTGGTCGCGCTCGATCCCGACATGAAGACCATCGCGCCGGGCCTTGCGGAGAGCTGGGAGGTCTCCGAGGACGGCAAGACCTACACCTTCCACCTGCGCGACGACGTCAAGTTCTGCGACGGCAAGCCCATGACGGCGGAGGATGTCGTCTACAGCTTCACCCGCTGGCAGGATCCCGAGACGAAGTCGCCGGTCGCCTGGCGCGCCGGGCCGCTGGAGGAGGTGGTCGCGGTCGACGACCACACGGTCGAGTACCGCATGAGCGCGCCCTATTCGGAGCTGCTCTACCAGCTCTCCCAGAGCTTCGCGACGATCATCGACAAGGACAATGTCGAGGCGCTTGGCGAGGATTTCGGCGTCACGGGCTTCAACGGCACCGGCCCCTTCTGCTGGGGCGAATGGACGCCGCGCAACAAGATGGTGCTGACGCGCCACGACGACTATGTCTGGGGTCCGTCCTTCTATGAGACCACCGGGCCCGCCTCGGTCGAGGAGATCGTCTGGCAGATCGTGCCGGAGGAGAACACGCGCACCGTGGCCGTCCTCACCGGCCAGTCGCAGATCACCCAGTATGTGCCCTATATCGCGCTGGAGCAGCTGCGCGCCGCGCCGAATGCGGAGGTCGTGCAGTCCGACGCCGCCTTCTGGACCTATTTCTTCGGCTTCAAGATCGACAAGCCGACGGTGAACGACGCCGCCGTGCGCCAGGCCATCAATCTCGCCGTCAACCAGGAGGCGATGGCGGAGGACCTGTTCTTCGGCGAGGTCCAGCCGGCCTACAGCTATGTGAGCCAGGACGCGCTCGACTGGAACCACGCCATCGACGGCGAGCTCTTGAAATACGATCCCGAGAAGGCCGCGCAGATCCTCGACGAGGCGGGCTGGACGGTCGGCGCCGACGGCATCCGCGAGAAGGACGGCGTCAAGCTCCAGCCGCTCGCCTATGTCTTTGCCGGCTCCACCTGGCAGAAAATCTCCGAATACGTTCAGGCGGAGCTGCGCAAGGTCGGCATCGACCTCCAGCTCCAGCCCTTCGACGCGACCATCGCCTGGGGCAAGCTCGCCACCCAGGAGTTCGACGTCTTCGGCATGAGCTTCCCCTACATCTCCTCCGGCGACGCGCTGAACCTCTATTTCCGCTCCGAGAACATGCCGACGCCGAACCGGATGAACTGGGACGACCAGGAGACCGACGATCTGCTCGAAGCCGGCCTGACCGCCACCGACGAGGCGGTGCGGGCGGAAAGCTACGGCGAGGTCCTGAAGAAGGTTCACGAGGCCGCCGTCTGGCTGCCGCTCTATCACGAGCCGATGACCATCGCGCAGTCGAGCGAGCTCAAGACGGTCACGCCGCACAATCTCTATGGCTGCGGCCTCTATAAGGGCCTCGGCATCGCCTACAAGGAGTGA
- a CDS encoding ABC transporter permease has protein sequence MTATASTEAAGVAPEDIAAPRRASWWRRLLRDRAALLSMAVLAVIVLGAVFAPLLAPYDPYANSRQVMVPPAWAARGSMAHLLGTDGQGRDILSRLLYGTQLTLLIGVVSVGLGGFFGSLLGLVSAFYSRIDPWVMRFVDMMLSFPAILLGLALVAVLGQGAFPVILALAISSVPDCARISRGIAVGIMKQEYIEAGRAVGLSDRALFGRYLVRNAISSIMIFISLRFGQVILIGAALSFLGLGARPPLAELGMMAAQGRDFLLFAPHIAVIPSVLIFIIVLAANVTGDALRDVLDPRLQA, from the coding sequence ATGACGGCAACCGCAAGCACCGAGGCCGCCGGCGTCGCGCCCGAGGACATCGCGGCGCCCCGGCGCGCTTCCTGGTGGCGCCGGCTGCTGCGCGACCGCGCGGCGCTGCTCTCCATGGCCGTGCTGGCCGTCATCGTGCTCGGTGCGGTGTTCGCGCCGCTGCTTGCGCCCTACGACCCCTATGCCAATTCGCGCCAGGTCATGGTCCCGCCGGCCTGGGCCGCGCGCGGCTCGATGGCGCATCTCCTGGGGACCGACGGGCAGGGCCGCGATATCCTCTCGCGCCTTCTCTACGGCACGCAGCTGACGCTGCTGATCGGCGTGGTGAGCGTCGGGCTCGGCGGCTTCTTCGGCTCCCTTCTGGGGCTCGTATCGGCCTTCTACAGCCGGATCGACCCCTGGGTGATGCGCTTCGTGGACATGATGCTGTCCTTCCCGGCCATCCTGCTTGGTCTTGCGCTCGTGGCCGTGCTCGGGCAGGGCGCCTTTCCGGTGATCCTCGCGCTCGCCATCTCGTCGGTGCCCGATTGCGCGCGCATCTCGCGCGGCATCGCGGTCGGCATCATGAAGCAGGAATATATCGAGGCCGGCCGCGCGGTCGGCCTGTCGGACCGCGCGCTCTTCGGCCGCTATCTCGTGCGCAACGCCATCTCCTCGATCATGATCTTCATCAGCCTGCGCTTCGGCCAGGTCATCCTGATCGGCGCGGCGCTGAGCTTTCTGGGGCTCGGCGCGCGCCCGCCGCTCGCCGAGCTCGGCATGATGGCCGCCCAGGGCCGCGACTTCCTGCTGTTCGCCCCGCATATCGCCGTCATTCCCTCCGTGCTCATCTTCATCATCGTGCTCGCCGCCAATGTCACGGGCGATGCCCTGCGCGACGTGCTCGACCCGCGCCTTCAGGCCTGA
- a CDS encoding ABC transporter permease: protein MIAQIVNRLVLSIPVLFGVLLLGFMLLQLVPGDPATVLAGPMAPPEVLEEIRKQMGLDQPLLVQFWAYLERMAAGDMGRSLISNKTVTSELVSAIGPTVELMVACLVWSIPLGIGMGTVAAVKRGSLLDRAIMAVSVGGVSLPIFFICLLAIQFLGVYWPIFPFIGRGGPIWTADGFMHIVLPAVSLGLIFIGPVARMTRSSVLEVLKLDHVRTARAKGLSERTVILRHGLRNALIPVVTLVGLQAGYLLGGAVVTETIFSWPGIGRLAVGAILSSDFPVAQGTILVLALAFIAINLIVDILYALLDPRVQT from the coding sequence ATGATCGCGCAGATCGTCAACCGCCTCGTCCTGTCCATTCCCGTTCTCTTCGGTGTCCTGCTTCTCGGTTTCATGCTCCTCCAGCTCGTGCCGGGCGATCCCGCGACCGTGCTCGCCGGCCCCATGGCACCGCCGGAGGTGCTCGAGGAGATTCGCAAGCAGATGGGCCTCGACCAGCCGCTGCTCGTGCAGTTCTGGGCCTATCTGGAACGCATGGCCGCGGGCGACATGGGCCGCTCGCTCATCTCCAACAAGACGGTGACGAGCGAGCTCGTGAGCGCTATCGGCCCGACGGTCGAGCTCATGGTGGCCTGCCTCGTCTGGTCCATCCCGCTCGGCATCGGCATGGGCACCGTCGCGGCGGTGAAGCGCGGCTCGCTCCTCGACCGCGCGATCATGGCGGTCTCGGTGGGCGGGGTGTCGCTGCCCATCTTCTTCATCTGCCTGCTCGCGATCCAGTTCCTCGGTGTCTACTGGCCGATCTTCCCGTTCATCGGGCGCGGTGGACCGATCTGGACCGCCGACGGCTTCATGCACATCGTCCTGCCGGCGGTGTCGCTCGGCCTCATCTTCATCGGCCCCGTGGCGCGCATGACGCGCTCCTCGGTCCTGGAGGTGCTGAAGCTCGACCATGTCCGCACGGCCCGCGCCAAGGGCCTGTCGGAGCGCACGGTGATCCTGCGCCACGGGCTTCGCAACGCGCTCATTCCGGTGGTCACCCTGGTCGGCCTTCAGGCGGGCTATCTGCTCGGCGGCGCGGTGGTCACGGAGACGATCTTCTCCTGGCCCGGCATCGGGCGGCTCGCGGTCGGCGCGATCCTGTCCAGCGACTTCCCCGTGGCGCAGGGCACGATCCTGGTTCTCGCGCTGGCCTTCATCGCGATCAACCTGATCGTCGACATCCTCTACGCCCTGCTCGATCCGAGGGTCCAGACATGA
- a CDS encoding amidohydrolase, giving the protein MAVADIILVGGRVWQGLAEGFAEALAISGDKVLAAGPRAEIEALAGPGTRRIDLAGRLAIPGINDAHMHLLPYGTTMTEVDLRPSAVKTMDEVLERIAERARELAPGQWVLARGYDDSKLAEKRHPHRRELDAAAPDNPVYAVRTCGHVAVANTKALELAGIGHNTPSPYGGLIERRDNELTGLLAETGREAVIDVLPELTVDDLVGSIERGGKDLLRYGITSVMEAAIGIRDGWTEMEAYRKAHRTGRLPVRVYGCLMGDKTRSILDKAVPEGLVTGVGDDMFRIGPVKIFTDGSAGGRTAAMTTPYLGTNDKGLLCLTDEDCEDLVMTTHRHGYQMAIHAIGDAAIAQVLAAYEKALAAEPAPGRRHRIEHCGWLSREQIAQMQRLEVIPAPQPSFIYYFGDLYNQVLGEERSAFSYPMRAFIEAGLHPSASTDCPVTEIDPFPVIYSMVTRKTDRGTVIGADQAMSLAEALHAYTYEAAYGAHDETRKGRLVPGQYADVAILSRDMFDGPPEAILETVCDMTVLGGEVVYERETALV; this is encoded by the coding sequence ATGGCGGTGGCGGATATCATTCTTGTGGGCGGACGGGTCTGGCAGGGCCTGGCCGAGGGCTTCGCGGAGGCGCTCGCCATCTCCGGCGACAAGGTGCTCGCCGCCGGACCCCGCGCGGAGATCGAGGCCCTCGCCGGGCCGGGTACGCGCCGGATCGACCTTGCGGGCCGGCTCGCGATCCCCGGCATCAACGACGCGCATATGCATCTCCTGCCCTATGGCACGACCATGACGGAGGTCGATCTGCGCCCCTCCGCCGTCAAGACCATGGACGAGGTGCTGGAGCGGATCGCCGAGCGCGCCCGCGAGCTCGCGCCCGGCCAATGGGTGCTGGCGCGCGGCTATGACGACTCCAAGCTCGCCGAGAAGCGCCACCCCCATCGCCGCGAGCTCGACGCGGCCGCCCCGGACAATCCGGTCTATGCGGTCCGGACCTGCGGCCATGTGGCGGTCGCCAACACGAAGGCGCTGGAGCTCGCCGGGATCGGCCACAACACGCCCTCGCCCTATGGCGGCCTGATCGAGCGCCGGGACAACGAGCTCACCGGCCTGCTCGCGGAGACCGGGCGCGAGGCGGTGATCGACGTCCTGCCGGAGCTCACGGTCGACGATCTCGTCGGCTCCATCGAGCGCGGCGGCAAGGATCTCCTGCGCTACGGCATCACCTCCGTGATGGAGGCCGCCATCGGCATCCGCGACGGCTGGACGGAGATGGAGGCCTATCGCAAGGCCCACCGCACGGGCCGTCTGCCGGTGCGCGTCTATGGCTGCCTGATGGGCGACAAGACGCGCTCGATCCTCGACAAGGCCGTGCCGGAAGGCCTCGTGACGGGGGTCGGCGACGACATGTTCCGCATCGGCCCGGTCAAGATCTTCACCGACGGCAGCGCCGGCGGTCGCACCGCGGCCATGACGACGCCCTATCTCGGCACCAACGACAAGGGGCTGCTCTGCCTCACCGACGAGGACTGCGAGGACCTCGTCATGACCACGCACCGGCACGGCTACCAGATGGCGATCCACGCCATTGGCGACGCCGCCATCGCCCAGGTGCTCGCCGCCTACGAGAAGGCGCTCGCCGCCGAACCCGCACCCGGCCGCCGGCACCGCATCGAGCATTGCGGCTGGCTCAGCCGCGAGCAGATCGCCCAGATGCAGCGGCTGGAGGTCATTCCAGCCCCGCAGCCGAGCTTCATCTACTATTTCGGCGACCTCTACAACCAGGTCCTCGGCGAGGAGCGCAGCGCCTTCTCCTATCCCATGCGCGCCTTCATCGAGGCGGGGCTCCACCCGTCCGCCTCCACCGACTGCCCGGTGACCGAGATCGATCCCTTCCCCGTCATCTATTCCATGGTGACCCGCAAGACCGACCGCGGCACCGTCATCGGGGCGGATCAGGCGATGAGCCTGGCGGAGGCGCTCCACGCCTATACCTACGAGGCCGCCTATGGCGCCCATGACGAGACGCGCAAGGGCCGGCTCGTGCCCGGGCAGTATGCGGATGTGGCGATCCTGTCGCGCGACATGTTCGACGGGCCTCCGGAGGCGATCCTCGAGACGGTCTGCGACATGACCGTTCTCGGCGGCGAGGTCGTCTACGAGCGGGAGACGGCGCTCGTATGA
- a CDS encoding class II aldolase/adducin family protein: MTLQERVTAGLAVERVDLAAAYRLIAEFGMDDSIFTHISARAPGEEGEHAFLINPYGLRFDEVTAGNLVTVDLDGNILRDAYGAGINQAGFTIHSAIHAARPDVHCVLHTHTVAGVAISSMEEGILPLNQWSLQFHDRVAFHDYEGVALSLEERERLVADLGDRNVMILRNHGLLTCGRTVGEAFSLMHNLERTCRAQLAVMSSGGTPRLVDRALAEHTAGQFEAWSKLHDTPGKADAEWAAYMRLAKKRHPDFDS, encoded by the coding sequence ATGACCTTACAGGAGCGCGTCACCGCGGGCCTCGCCGTCGAGCGGGTGGACCTCGCCGCCGCCTATCGGCTGATCGCCGAATTCGGCATGGACGACAGCATCTTCACCCACATTTCCGCACGCGCGCCGGGCGAGGAGGGCGAGCATGCCTTTCTCATCAACCCCTATGGCCTGCGCTTCGACGAGGTGACCGCCGGCAACCTCGTCACCGTCGACCTCGACGGCAATATCCTGCGCGACGCCTATGGCGCCGGCATCAACCAGGCCGGCTTCACCATCCATTCCGCGATCCATGCCGCGCGGCCCGATGTCCATTGCGTGCTGCACACCCATACGGTGGCCGGCGTCGCCATTTCCTCCATGGAGGAAGGCATCCTGCCGCTCAACCAGTGGTCCCTCCAGTTCCACGACCGCGTCGCCTTCCACGATTACGAGGGCGTGGCGCTGAGCCTGGAGGAGCGCGAGCGGCTGGTCGCCGATCTCGGGGACCGCAATGTGATGATCCTGCGCAATCACGGGCTTCTCACATGCGGGCGCACCGTCGGCGAGGCCTTCAGCCTGATGCACAATCTGGAGCGCACCTGCCGGGCGCAGCTCGCCGTCATGTCGTCGGGCGGCACGCCGCGCCTCGTCGACAGGGCGCTCGCCGAGCATACCGCGGGACAGTTCGAGGCGTGGAGCAAGCTGCACGACACGCCCGGCAAGGCGGATGCCGAATGGGCCGCCTATATGCGGCTGGCCAAGAAGCGGCATCCCGACTTCGACAGCTAA
- a CDS encoding GntR family transcriptional regulator, with amino-acid sequence MPSGKTDAGAAKRTFRAVRLDDLVTEIAGQVVEAIGDGRLKPGDKVTELTLSREMGTSRAPVREALRRLESQGLIVSHPRRGFFVHAYDTQELENIYDLRICLELHAAQNAIERMGEDDVARLREQVALLHELGAANAAQEQVAADYAFHRMLCEIAGNERIVRLFDTLATELRAGIALIGVLYDDPVRIAQTHDPIIEAIEARDAAMLREVLHDHLSDARTQVIRLFRKTSES; translated from the coding sequence ATGCCATCGGGCAAGACTGACGCGGGGGCCGCGAAACGGACCTTCCGGGCCGTCCGGCTCGACGATCTGGTGACCGAGATCGCCGGCCAGGTGGTCGAGGCGATCGGCGACGGACGCCTGAAACCCGGCGACAAGGTGACCGAGCTCACCCTGTCGCGCGAGATGGGAACGAGCCGCGCGCCGGTGCGCGAGGCGCTGCGGCGGCTGGAGAGCCAGGGGCTGATCGTGTCGCATCCGCGCCGCGGCTTCTTCGTCCATGCCTACGACACGCAGGAGCTGGAGAACATCTACGACCTGCGGATCTGCCTGGAGCTCCACGCCGCGCAGAACGCCATTGAGCGGATGGGCGAGGACGATGTCGCCCGCCTGCGCGAGCAGGTCGCGCTCCTCCACGAGCTCGGCGCCGCCAACGCCGCCCAGGAGCAGGTCGCCGCCGACTACGCCTTCCACCGCATGCTCTGCGAGATCGCCGGCAACGAGCGCATCGTGCGGCTCTTCGATACGCTGGCGACCGAGCTGCGCGCCGGGATCGCGCTGATCGGCGTCCTCTACGACGACCCGGTGCGGATCGCGCAGACGCACGATCCGATCATCGAGGCCATCGAGGCGCGCGACGCGGCCATGCTGCGCGAGGTCCTGCACGACCATCTGAGCGACGCCCGAACGCAGGTGATCCGCCTCTTCCGCAAGACCTCGGAGAGCTGA
- a CDS encoding DUF2478 domain-containing protein produces the protein MTDRTVSLAAVRFSAGDGVDAVLAAAARAVAARGYRVAGYLQHDVPDGPGCCSATYLEDVASGGRRRITQALGPGSRGCRLDPQALADATARLLHDIGPQTALVVLNRFGKGEAEGHGLRAVVERAVDAGIPVLTAVKEPYAEAWEAFGGGIAVTLEPDVGQVLRWCLAQLPAASPEAPSDAASAVS, from the coding sequence ATGACGGACCGGACGGTTTCCCTCGCAGCGGTGCGGTTTTCCGCCGGCGACGGGGTGGATGCGGTGCTCGCGGCGGCCGCCCGCGCCGTCGCGGCACGCGGATACAGGGTCGCCGGCTATCTCCAGCACGACGTGCCGGACGGGCCGGGCTGCTGTTCCGCCACCTATCTGGAGGATGTCGCCAGCGGCGGGCGGCGGCGCATAACCCAGGCCCTGGGGCCCGGATCGCGCGGCTGCCGGCTCGACCCGCAGGCGCTGGCCGACGCGACCGCCCGCCTTCTGCACGATATCGGCCCGCAGACCGCGCTTGTCGTCCTCAACCGCTTCGGCAAGGGCGAGGCGGAGGGCCATGGCCTGCGCGCGGTCGTCGAGCGGGCCGTCGATGCCGGCATCCCTGTCCTGACGGCGGTCAAGGAGCCTTATGCGGAGGCCTGGGAGGCGTTCGGCGGCGGCATCGCCGTCACCCTCGAGCCGGATGTCGGGCAGGTCCTGCGCTGGTGCCTCGCACAGCTTCCGGCGGCGTCCCCCGAGGCCCCGTCGGACGCCGCGTCGGCCGTGTCCTGA